Proteins found in one Methanomassiliicoccus sp. genomic segment:
- a CDS encoding permease, translating into MADILIDPLMSGLNSLLDYLSQHVLTCLIPAFFIAGAIAAFIKKDAILKYFGPRTKKYISYPVAAVSGTVLAVCSCTILPLFAGIYKKGSGLGPATTFLFSGPAINVLAIVYTAQVLGYDIGLARAVTAVLLSVVIGLCMSVIFRKEEEKRASETSELKLPAMGSAGEERPRWVVPSFFVLLIAILLIGSSKLDWVPKLALVYVLTLAVAVILIYFFHRDEVTEWGMETWELTKKIFPILIAGTFVVGVIAYFIPAESFRPYLGGNSLPSTFLASIIGALLYMPTLLEVPIIGTTFGYSTGVMGGGPALALLLTGPSLSIPSIVVLYRLMGARKTAVYILLVVAFSTIVSFAYGQLFG; encoded by the coding sequence ATGGCCGATATCCTCATTGATCCTCTGATGAGCGGGCTCAACAGCCTGCTGGACTACCTGTCCCAGCACGTGCTTACGTGCCTCATCCCCGCATTCTTCATTGCCGGGGCCATCGCCGCCTTCATCAAGAAGGATGCTATCCTCAAATACTTCGGACCGAGGACAAAAAAGTACATCTCCTACCCTGTGGCGGCCGTCTCCGGTACGGTGCTGGCGGTATGTAGTTGCACCATCCTGCCCCTGTTCGCCGGCATATACAAGAAGGGCAGCGGCCTGGGCCCGGCTACCACGTTCCTGTTCTCAGGCCCCGCCATCAACGTCCTGGCCATCGTGTACACCGCCCAGGTGCTGGGCTACGACATCGGGCTGGCCAGAGCGGTGACGGCAGTTCTTTTGTCCGTGGTGATCGGCCTATGCATGTCGGTAATCTTCCGCAAGGAAGAGGAGAAACGAGCCTCAGAGACAAGCGAGTTAAAACTGCCCGCTATGGGCTCTGCTGGGGAGGAGAGACCCAGGTGGGTGGTCCCATCGTTCTTCGTCCTCCTCATCGCCATCCTCCTGATCGGCTCATCAAAGCTGGACTGGGTGCCCAAGCTCGCCCTCGTCTACGTCCTGACCCTGGCGGTGGCCGTCATCCTCATCTATTTCTTCCACAGGGACGAGGTGACCGAATGGGGTATGGAGACCTGGGAACTGACCAAGAAGATCTTTCCCATACTCATCGCCGGTACCTTCGTGGTCGGCGTCATCGCCTATTTCATTCCTGCGGAATCTTTCCGCCCCTACCTGGGCGGCAACTCCCTGCCCTCCACCTTTTTGGCATCCATCATCGGAGCGCTACTGTACATGCCCACGCTGCTGGAGGTCCCCATCATCGGCACGACCTTCGGCTACTCCACCGGCGTTATGGGAGGGGGACCTGCGCTTGCCTTGCTGCTCACCGGCCCATCGCTCAGCATACCGTCGATAGTCGTTCTATAT
- a CDS encoding MtaA/CmuA family methyltransferase: MAALDRQGVDRPPCVSFGQTAILELQKAVGALWPQAHQDAELMARLAMASVERGGLEGARVPFETTVDASAFGAGVAMGGPTKHPYVSYHPLHDHDKVAIAHVPDPRKDGRSPVVLEAVRKLSGGQVPVLCAVTAPFTLACFLRGERETMMDLIVDPTFIHNVMSVAEKFSLAFVEAAVEEGAEVIVVEDTWASGEILSMQQYEEFALPGEQALTSKVRELGARSILQLCGHPMLNLPLMSKCGANGISVHQKVDLVEARGKLGDDIALVGNIDPKDMVLQPPEKIRDLSRKCMADGIDVLSPACGLDPTASLQNLRALSEAAKTFRRGDG, from the coding sequence TTGGCTGCTCTTGATCGGCAGGGGGTGGACCGCCCTCCCTGTGTCAGCTTCGGCCAGACGGCCATCCTGGAGCTCCAGAAGGCGGTGGGCGCCCTGTGGCCCCAGGCGCATCAGGACGCTGAGCTCATGGCGCGGTTGGCGATGGCCTCAGTGGAGAGAGGAGGTCTGGAAGGTGCGCGGGTCCCTTTCGAGACCACGGTGGACGCCTCCGCGTTCGGGGCGGGAGTGGCCATGGGAGGGCCGACCAAGCACCCCTATGTGAGCTACCATCCCCTCCATGACCATGACAAGGTGGCCATAGCTCATGTCCCGGACCCGCGCAAGGACGGCCGCTCCCCCGTCGTTTTGGAGGCTGTGAGGAAGTTGAGCGGCGGGCAGGTACCGGTGCTGTGCGCGGTGACCGCGCCGTTCACGCTGGCCTGCTTTCTGCGGGGGGAGCGGGAGACGATGATGGACCTGATCGTCGATCCCACGTTCATCCACAACGTCATGTCGGTGGCAGAGAAGTTCTCCCTCGCCTTCGTGGAAGCGGCGGTGGAGGAGGGCGCCGAAGTGATAGTGGTGGAGGACACCTGGGCCAGCGGAGAGATACTCTCCATGCAGCAGTATGAGGAGTTCGCCCTCCCCGGGGAGCAGGCGTTGACATCGAAGGTGCGAGAACTGGGAGCACGGTCGATCCTGCAGCTCTGCGGCCATCCCATGCTCAACCTGCCGTTGATGTCCAAGTGCGGGGCTAACGGCATATCCGTACATCAGAAGGTAGATCTGGTGGAGGCGAGAGGGAAGTTGGGAGACGACATCGCACTGGTCGGTAACATCGACCCCAAGGACATGGTGCTGCAACCTCCAGAGAAGATACGTGATCTCAGCAGGAAGTGCATGGCCGATGGCATTGATGTCCTGTCCCCGGCCTGCGGCCTAGACCCCACTGCATCCCTGCAGAACCTGCGCGCCCTCTCGGAAGCCGCCAAGACCTTCCGGCGGGGCGATGGTTGA
- a CDS encoding PQQ-binding-like beta-propeller repeat protein produces MKAGAAILCALLLAVSLGGTVSAADDTDSCAFLFDFGDGRTYWTDVPLTPGMTGYDVFTNATETFGFTQTNIFLEEWGHQIMSIEGYGGNYNFSDPDAPYDFWRLLKWESSSNSWIWSATLLEGINPTTTDAIAFIYTRWTYMGPPTSTPSDRDTWITERGDYSNTGGLQSYVPSSIEAQWSKDLGKGAVDATAIYAAGHLYAVTSGTTSDGTTYSTNGKIFCLDASGEEVWSEELGTGHHVASPMYWNGYVYVPSADGKLYAFNAENGFQRWSYDTGTSAAGIVSSPVMYQNLIIVANEDGNVVAVDQFGALKWSEKLTTNVSSAPAVRNGLLLVSGDDGTLYALAGDGSGLEWSLPLGSKLTSSPIATKYQVLVPFASGSGGGVASVNYDGDLEWTAETGKVPGSAALTSEGVVSVSEDGLTLVDLNGTKKWTATIGSASAESTVVAVDGMSYVVTSDGSGKIIAVDSDGVVAWTKDAGPAAIRGAPSMSNGSLFLPSSDGKMLAYSFVDLQRDDGGDNNGGDNNGNPSDDGQTPGTGSGGSNPIWIVGVAALVFLAMATIYVRWHKKGSS; encoded by the coding sequence ATGAAGGCCGGAGCCGCCATCCTGTGCGCTCTGCTGCTTGCGGTATCCCTCGGCGGAACCGTATCCGCGGCCGACGACACTGACTCCTGCGCCTTCCTGTTCGACTTCGGGGACGGAAGGACGTACTGGACCGATGTGCCCCTGACGCCGGGGATGACCGGCTACGATGTCTTCACCAATGCCACGGAGACGTTCGGCTTCACCCAGACCAACATCTTCTTGGAGGAATGGGGCCATCAGATCATGAGCATCGAGGGATATGGCGGCAACTACAACTTCTCCGACCCCGACGCCCCCTACGATTTCTGGCGGCTGTTGAAATGGGAATCGTCGAGCAACAGCTGGATATGGTCAGCGACCCTCCTGGAGGGGATCAATCCCACCACCACGGACGCCATCGCCTTCATCTATACGAGGTGGACGTACATGGGGCCTCCGACCTCCACGCCCTCTGACCGGGACACCTGGATCACCGAGAGGGGAGATTACTCGAACACTGGAGGTCTTCAAAGCTATGTTCCATCGAGCATCGAAGCGCAGTGGTCGAAGGACCTGGGCAAAGGGGCCGTGGACGCGACCGCAATCTACGCCGCAGGGCATCTGTACGCCGTTACCAGCGGGACCACTAGCGATGGGACCACATACAGCACCAATGGCAAGATATTCTGCCTTGATGCCTCCGGCGAGGAGGTATGGAGCGAGGAGCTGGGCACCGGTCATCATGTGGCCAGTCCCATGTACTGGAACGGCTACGTGTACGTGCCCTCTGCGGACGGTAAGCTGTACGCGTTCAACGCCGAGAACGGGTTCCAGAGATGGAGCTATGATACTGGAACATCGGCCGCGGGCATCGTCTCCTCGCCGGTGATGTACCAGAACCTGATCATAGTGGCCAACGAGGACGGCAACGTCGTAGCGGTGGACCAGTTCGGGGCCCTCAAGTGGAGCGAGAAGCTCACCACGAACGTGAGCAGCGCCCCGGCCGTCCGCAACGGCCTCTTGTTGGTCAGCGGTGATGACGGCACCCTGTACGCGCTCGCCGGTGACGGCAGCGGGCTGGAATGGAGTCTACCGCTGGGCAGCAAGCTCACCTCCTCGCCGATCGCTACCAAGTATCAGGTCCTGGTACCTTTCGCGTCAGGTTCGGGAGGCGGAGTGGCTTCCGTAAATTATGATGGGGACCTGGAATGGACGGCTGAGACCGGGAAGGTTCCGGGTTCAGCGGCACTAACCTCCGAGGGAGTGGTGTCGGTATCGGAGGACGGGCTGACCCTGGTGGACCTCAACGGCACCAAGAAGTGGACCGCGACCATCGGGTCCGCTAGCGCGGAGAGCACAGTGGTGGCGGTCGACGGGATGAGCTACGTCGTTACCAGCGACGGCAGCGGCAAGATCATCGCGGTGGACAGCGATGGGGTGGTGGCATGGACCAAGGACGCCGGGCCCGCAGCCATAAGAGGTGCACCGTCCATGTCCAACGGCTCTCTGTTCCTGCCATCGAGCGATGGGAAAATGCTCGCATACTCGTTCGTCGACCTCCAGCGGGATGATGGAGGGGATAACAACGGAGGCGATAACAACGGAAACCCATCGGACGATGGGCAGACCCCTGGTACCGGCAGCGGAGGTAGCAATCCCATCTGGATCGTGGGCGTGGCCGCTCTGGTGTTCCTCGCCATGGCCACCATCTACGTGAGATGGCACAAGAAAGGGTCTTCGTGA